CAAATTCAAAACGCAGTGTGCATGCTAAAACCGGTGGAGGCCCATTGGAAGTCATTATCAGTTCCTAATTCCTTTATTAGCAATGGCGCCGTTCATTTCAAGGTTGTTAAGAGGAGTGACATTTCTGTCCGAGACCTTATCAAAAGGCTAATTCTACAACGACGATGCGTCTCCAATAAAACGCAGGTTTGAATTAAaaccaaattaaaaaaagtcttCAAAAGCTAAATTGAAGAAACATTCCTTTGATCTGTTCCGGGCTAAGGCCCGCAACTCGAACCCGCTCTCACGGAAATGTGCAGCAGTCGTTGCGTAATCCTTCAGATGAAACAACCAAGCAATTACGAAACGGACACGGGCGAGAAGGCAGCCACCTTAAGGCAGACGTATTAATGATTTAAAATAGTATGGAATGAGGATGCTGATATAGCGCTGGTGCAACACAAATGAATCAATTTGAGGGCACAAGGTCGACATCATTAGCATGCAGAACAGCTCGCCTGCCATTGAGGCAGCAAATTAAGTCTTTTCTCCTGCACTGCACTCAAGATTGGAACTGATGTTGTGCCGCAGGAAAATGCTTGCTCGTGTCAATTTTAATACGTACGGCatatcaatttttttttttttttattaaaaacgcACCAGTTTTAAAAGGCTGGTGAAAACTGCGAGTAGCACAGATCCTACTTTAGCAGGGCTTCTTTACCTTCTATGGCGGGGCtgtactgtgacatcacattgcTGGCCAGACTCGGCAAGGAAACAGCCACAAACACCATCAGCAGACAGGCGATCTTGTACTCCTCCTCAGGACTGATGTTCTCTGCAGAGACACGAGAACATGCGGCATTGCTGGTTTGGTGTTTCTTTCAAACGGACTCCGTCTCAGATTCGAAACGTATTTTGACACAATAACCcgagggaggggaagggagCTAAGAGAAGGGTGGAGAGACAGACCCAACAGTTAGTCCCAACAGTAATCTGAAGTGATCCCGTCACCGTGTGTCTCACCACTTTTCTGCGAGGACAGAGCCACGACCAGAGCCGGGTCGATTTCGCAGGGCAAACCTGCTGCCGACGACAGCTCGTAGACGTTCATGGCCACCTGGAGACAAACAGTCATTCATAAAcaaggggagggagagaaataaaTGATCGGGGGactgtctttcttcctctgcatACCTTCATGTCCGTCTCTCTGGGAATGTGGTCCTTGAAGTCTTCCACCGAACTGACCAGGAAAGGAATATGGCAGGATAACACCTGGAGAAGGCGACAGTCCGATAAGGAAAAAGGAAGCGCAAACACTCAATAAAATGGTGCTTTTGTTGGGTAAACATGAATCCTGGTGCGTTTGCCTGGTTGGTACGGTTTGTAGATCAAATATCAGAGCCTTTGACCATTTCTCATTCCTCTGGCAACACGAGCAGGTTGTTGAGAAAGCGCAAAACCAGCCCCGGATCATTCCAATACGTTTGTTTAATTATCTAACCCCTTCATTGACAGGAACATGCAGAAACATGATCCTTTTTAGTACATGCTGTGATTGCATCTTGGGCGTGGTTTAAtttgcgtgtgaaacaacaagaCGTGCATCTCACATCTCTCAGAGCCTCCTGAGCCAGGGAGCGGAAGGACAGGATGACTCCTATGATGGTCATTCTCTTCAGCACACTGTCCACtgctacaaacacacaaacagaaaacaatggCAATTATTGTACGAGTGGAAATCCTCGCGCGGGTGTGTGAGCGTGTCTGCGTTAGCGCTGCGCCGCTCCTGATGTGGAAGCTGCCTCTTTGCATTGAAGCCTCTGCTACAAAAGAAGTGGATGAATGTGGCATTTgttgtaaagtgctttgagtgGTCTATCAATTCAGTGCCTGCTCTACTGGTACCACTTAATCGATAATAATTCAGCTCACCAGTTGAGAATAAATGGATTTCCTGCTCGACATGTATTACTTTAGGCTTTCCACTTCATGCTTGAATTGCCTTTCATTCAACTGTATGTTGCCTCTATCcattttttaatgaaaatgtgtccTCTCAGAAGACTGGAAAGCCTCCCACAACAGGGGAAGCAAAGAACAAGGCCCGTTCCGGAGTGTGGACAGCCTTTTACAAACTCGACATTCTCATGacaatgatgggggggggggggtctcagtgGTCACGTGGTGGAATAGTACTAAACATGCGTGTAGTTACAGGTGAGCTTCTTGAAGAGGGCAGCCATGTGCTCTGGTTTGTCAAAGCTTGTCCTCATTTGGGTCAGAGCCTCCATGTTTTCCACCACCAGTTTCTACATGGAGACAAAGAGCACACATAAATAGCATCgcattaaaatatgtacatatAGATGAAAAATGCTTCCTTAAACAGTTAAAATTTGTCCAACAGCCAGAAAATTATAAATCAACCTACAAGAGTTAAATCCTGATTTTAATCCCGATTTAATCCTGTAACAATCTGGATGTTTTTATGCACGGAGCTCTTTAAATCCTCAAGTTCCTGTCATCAAAGTTTAAAAAGCTATTTCGTGTGATCTCACGTGCTTGTGTGCGTTTATACCTTCAGCTCAGCGACCTGTGAGGAGATGTGCCACATCAGGCTCTCGCTGAGGAACTTCATCCCATACGGGCCCAACAGCTCCGACAGAGAACGCATctctgtaaaacacacacacacacacacacacgctcaaacCACAAACCGCCTCCTCATGCACAATTCTTAGCAGACAGAGTTGATGTGCACGTCTGTACCAGAGATGTCGGAGTATTCCTCAGCATTGAAAGTAAGTTCGTTCTCCGTGGGCAGATTGACGAAAGCCTTCATGGCGGGGAAGTAGGCAATGTGTCCGTTGCTAACCTGGCGGAGCAGCGTCTCCAGGTACCTAACAGAAGCAGGGCAGCTAAATTCAACGACACACAAACTTTGCTTTTCAGGGGTTACCTCAGTGGAGATTACTTGAAGATTTACACTCCGAAAGAAGGAGACAATCAAGTCCAAAAATATAGTCAAAACTTTAAAAGGAACCAAAAGAGCAAAGAACCTCAGCATCAGAATACAAATAAGGAAGTCTGGATAGGGCAAAAGTATTCGTTCTGCAGAGTAAACTAAGAGGAAATGATTTAATTAGCAGTAAACCCACCAGTTTGTGTACAGGCTGGTGATGGTGGGCTCGCCGTGGCTGTCCAGGTGCTgcgtctgctgcaggaggacattGTTGAAGACCCGGGTGATGTCAATGGTGACGTAGTTTTCTATGGACTGGAGCACAGTCATGTAGGCCCGCACACTGGTCAGCAGCTCACTGGGCTTGGCTATTTCCTGAGTAGCCTGGTTGTACATGGTCATGCCCACTATCGACCTGGGGAGAGTAAGCATGccaaggttaaaaaaaacctgacgcACTGATAGGACTCTGTGTAAAAAGGTAGAATAGAATTTACTTGGTGAATCTGATCTCCAGGTGTGAGGTGAGGTACTCTCTGGGTGTGAACGTGTGCTCCCAGACCGCCAGGTTGGGAACGTAGTTGATGGAGAAACAGAGTTCAGATAACGCTGTGTGGAGTTTATCCAGACTGGGAAAGGGGGGAGACAAAAGTAGAATCCATTTGACGGAAAAATGAACATACGGCTTTATATCATCTCTGTTAAACTAACTTGGTGACCAGTAGTCGGTTCTTCCTCATGCTCTCCACTCCTGGTTTCTCTCGTTCCGGCTCTCCCTTCTTCCCCGTTGCCTTCTTGCTCTTCTTGTTCACGGCCTGGCTGATGGTTTTCGCACAATGCTTGGGAAGCAGCTACGGTGTGGAAAGGATGGAAGACAGTTGGCGGGgagagaatgaaagaatgagaaagagaagaaaggaaagtgATAGAGAAGGGCCGGTTATTTTTTAGCCTGGCTGACGACGGAAGTggtgactgaaaaaaaaaatcaaatttaagAAGCTTTCAAAGACGTACGAGTCATTATTAATCTGACAGCATTGATGCAACGGTAATACCAAGTAGTTATGTACCTCCTCTAAACGGATCAGGAAAGGCTGCCACTATGAGAATATCTTTTCTCTCTGTACATTTGAGCGACTGCACAGGAGCCGTTAGAACCTTGAAAGTAAGTGTATTTCACAAAACTTGAAATCGGCTGCGGCGTGCACTCCCACCTGGTCGCTGAGGGTACACTGTTCAGTGCAGATGTCCGTGATCAGGTTTCTGGCCTGCTTGGCCATCTCATCCAGAAACATGTTGCACAACGACAGGCTGCGATCGCCTATGTGGTgacgctgcagaggaagaaaagcagacaGTAGCGCAACACAAGGCTCCGTTACCAACATCACATCCTTCAGGAGCAGCTAAAACAGTTGCTGCATGTGCTTTTCATAATTCTCATCAATATGACTGCATATAAGACAGCAGAACGAGCGTCCTCACCTCCTCGGGACACAGCTCGTGTGTGCAGGACATGAAGTGTGTGCAGAGCAGAGGGAAGCAGATGGAGTGCCGACTCTGGGAGGGAAGCTCCAAACACTGCTGGAACATCTTCTCAAATGCACGGCTGTAGAAGCTGTGGGTGGAgacgcatgcaaacacacacacacacacacacacacacgtaagatGATTTCCTTCATATTATATATGCCGAgccacacagtgtgtgtgtgtggctcaccAAAAAATAGACAGATCCGACGTCTCCACCAGCATCTCCACAAGAGAGTCCACCATTTTTGTGTGGAAGATGATGGTGTTCATCATTTTACCAAGCTCCTTGTGATCAGCTATACCCAGACTGGCTTTGGACACACTGGTGTAGGCctaacaaacaggaaacagggtTGGGGAAACACAAGGTTCTAGACCGAGCAGCAGTGACAGGCTCTCCTTTCACATTCCCAGCTGTAAAAGTGGTAAAAATTAACTCCTCAATAgaacttccccccccccccgacatgttTACCTGCAGTCTGAACCAGTCCAGTCTCATGCCTCTAAAGTCAAACACCTCTCCATCCTCtactgcaacaacaacaacaaacaaacaaaagcaacaaaaaaacactcagaAAGCACCTTTTCTGGTTCAGGGCTACACAAACCAGGCGGCAAATAATATAAAGGCAGCTGTTTGTAAGTTTTATTCATGCTAAAACTGCTCTTGCTACCATTTCACAAAATGCAACGAGTAATAGTTGAATAGTACTTTACCTTGTTTGACACTGAGAGAAGTCATAGTGTTGACAAAAGAGGACATAATTATTGACTCATCCTCAGGACACACGGACAGGTTCTGTCAGATAAGGAAGGAATCTGGTTAGAAAAATGAGGATGACAAAAAAAtgctaaatgcattttaaagtatTAATACAATACAAGATAACACTCTGCTTTAATAGACTTCAACATTAATGGAGGACATAGTTTTACTGTAGAAACCTGTGCCGGGTTTGGACTGATTATGCATGTATACCTGCACCAGTTCATTCAGCACCACAGCGTCAAACCCAGACAGATACTGGACGTAGTACCGCTGCATCACAGGGCCGTACTTCCTGACGTGAGCCCTGAGCTCCTCCATGTAGAAGATCAACTCCGCTATGTGTCTGCAAAACACGCATCATCGTGAAAGTTAGGCAAACGAACAGCAAACCAAAGACACAGCGATTATGCTCCTGCACGTGTGAATGTAAACGTGCGTCCACGCTTACTTGTCAATGAAGTCgtctgtgcttttcttctgGATGTTGTCGGCATGTCGAAGCAGCCAGATGATTTCATCGCGGGCGAACGACAAAGCCATGAACACGAACAGAGCCTAGAGGAGGCGGGCAAAGAGCAACATGCagctttgatgatgaatatgaatgaatgatgaatatatttattagatagaatgttagagtacaagtacagtcacacagtagcatgtattacagtacaaataacgtcaaacatcctgtctaagaggagcatttcaaaaaagcccttgcgggcttgtttccgttgaaagtccttcgtacataaatcatccacaattaacaatacaaataaaaataaaaccaatattcaataactcaattgatgcaacgtaacattagaaaaacaaaaataaaatgattttacaccgccagtgcaaactaacaattaatctaaaataaattacaccactgatgcaaaaagGAAGGCAACTGGGAAAGTCAGGAAGCAGCGCGAGATAGATACACAAATGTGTGTCAGTCAGCCTTAGCAAGTATATGTACGTTCATGAGGGACTCCATCTGGCCAGAGTACTTTAAGGTGGTAAAATAATGTCTGTTGCAATAAAGGCGAAAAGAAAACTGAGTGGAAAATATTAGGTTGCTtaatttgaatattttacatTCTATGGTGGCATTTAACAAACTGTTACCTAAAGTAAATTCTTCTGAAGCGTGTGACAGCAATCTTAATCTGTTGTTGTAAACAGTGCGTTCTGCTTCCCTAAATCTCAACTAGAACCTTTCTGCTTAAATGAGGGGAaattaataaaatcaaattATCAAGATGTCATCTTATATAATAACTTGGTTTCCTTTTCTTCAGTTAATCAGTAAAGTCTCGcgatataaaatgaaaatagagACCATGCCACAAGAAGATGcaacaaattatatatattaccGACTGCTGTTGAATGGTAGCCTAATACTTGGGAGGTAAACTGAGGAATTAAAAGCCAATTATGGTGGAATTACAGTGTTTTAAAGCAGTTCTTTACAATATATTTGATCACTATAGCAAATTTAGTGCCATTTTTACTGCTCCTCCCAACACAAAGGTGTGAAAacactgttaaaaataatccGAGTTACCTTCGGACCCAATAATCCAGGCTGATCGGCTAAAACAGTGGCCAATTCTTTCAGAGCTGATCGCAGAAACTTGCGTCTTTCTCTGTGCATTGAGcctctgcagagagaaagacagacaaagtCATAAAAGAGCATTAAACATACAAGCACTGTGATTAAATGCTATTTTGACACTTCCAGGACAATCCTGCTAGAGGACAAAAGTAAGCAGATAAGAGTGATGGATGAATAGAAATGAAGATGAAAGGGAAGACAGAATACATAATGAGGATAAAAACAGAGCTGAGacagcggaggaggagaagggggatTGAAAAACATAAATGAGCAATGAAATATGATGATATATCTGAGACATTCTCTGGAAAAGAGACTAAAACTTAGAGAGAGCTGAAATGGCAGTTTAAGTTTGGAGCAGAACGAAGGActgatataaataaacaaaacaaagtgaTGGCAgtgagattttctttctgtgtgaggAATGAAAATGTAAAGGATGAAAGTCTTGGCAAAAAGATGATGCACTCACGCATGAGACAGAGCCTGTTCCTTGCACTCTCTGATGTCATTGATGCGTTTGTTGTacctggaaaacaaacaaaaaagcagaaaagatgCATTAAAAGATCAAAAAGTATATCGTGCATGCGAACAAGGTCTAAtatgatttaataataatttagtgcATCCGCTGCAATAAATGCTCTTACCCTCTGATGTTAACAAAAAGATCCTCTGCAGTCTTGTGGATGTGGAAGACCTCATCCCTGAACAGGCAGAGGCATGTGGAACTCTGCAGAGCCAGCTTCCACAGAGACAACGCCGCGGCGTCACTGTTCAGCACCGCATGGCACAGGATGAACCCAACTAAGAGCGCAGAGAAGAACGTTAGACTGTCAGAAGCTCAGAGACCACCATAAGGTGGATCCAGGCTTCCACGCTACTTACAGACAATCCACTTCTCCATTGCGTCCAATGACAGGTATTCACACGGCATCTAAAAACAGACGGGGAAAAGAAATCCAATCCAATGCATTTCTCCCAACAGAAGGTACTGCGATTAAAATAACTGGTCACAGCAGTTGTCCTCATACTAACAGTGTCCGACTGTGCAGGGTTGAGCATGGTGGACGGAGCGGAGATGAGAGACAGCAGCTGGGCGTTCCTCCACTGGTCAGCGGACAGATTCCTCCTGGGATAGACCATGTGAAGACTGATCAAAGCATCCGATAGGGACTGGAAGAGAGGGAACGGATAGTTGGTTTGTTTAATTGTGGGTAGATCTGCATGAAGGCGGACCATCCACCATGTTTTCACCTccgtttttatttctaaaatagGTAAAATACTGAAAACACTCTAACTCAACAAATACTACTGatcccaaacaaacaaaaaagcagtgAAACACGAGCGAGGAAAACTACCCAGACACGTGTTGCATCGCTTCGCCTTGGTGAGGCAGGCACACTACAAAGTGCcattcttgttttcttttaaagtcATTAGTATTTCAGCACATAGTTACAGAGCATGAAATAGTTCCATTTTGACTGACTGAATGCTGTAGGGAACTGCCGGCGCTATGGCAACCGTGCCTTGGTAGAAACACGATTCAATTTGCTGTACACACGGAAAAATCATTCTGTAAACCCTTTCGAGTTCAACCGTTTTAATTAAGTCGGTGTTTACAGAAGACTTTTAAAATGGCACGGTGACTAAACAAGGACCGAGTATTAACACTTTGTTTACTTACCTTTCCATGTGGAACAAACTCCTCCATCATCTTCTTTAAGGGGTTCTCATAATCCACGATCATCTGGCCCAGCCTGGGGTATTCCCGGTCACTGTGATATCAACAGAGAGAATGCTCGTCAGGTCACCTCTGAACACGAGGATGATCGGTACGCTGCCTTTCATATTTTTTGTGGGCATGTTTCAAGTACAGGTGTAGCTCtttctcatctgtgtgtgtgtgtgtgtgtgtgcgcgcttcaGTCACCTAGCTCCATGCGTCATCTCGTGTGCGTAGTTGTAAAGTCCAATGATGGCTTTCCTCTCCTCTATGCGAGACAGTATGGACATCAGAGTAGTGTACGTCACAACCAGGTCCAGATAGTTTTTGGTCAGGTCAAAGTTTACAGTCTGAcgggaaacaaaaaaaaaaaatgatttttcttAATGACAAATGACATTCAATTAAACATGCAATTAAGTTTGCATGAAATAAACATGCAATTAAGTTTTGGGTAAGGAGATGtgatgacatttttaggaaaGTATGGATACAAATGCAGAAAACGACTCACTTTCACACTTTAAACATTGTGAAATCGGGCCTGTATTTAACAATACGTGTATTCAAAAGGGccaatcaaaataaaacaaatacccTGGTACGGACAGCTCATGAAGCTCCATCATGAGCATCTATATCCTGGAGGAGTATCTGGTGTATAAATCGCACCACTACGAGAATGGGGACAGGATATTGTTTGCCAGACTATTTTCCAATCCATCAGGTTTTACTGACACTAAAGGATGTATCTTTAACTTTGTTATTGGATTACGATTGTGACCTACTTTGTTCACAATATTCCACGTAAGTGCCAAGTAAAGACGaggaatgaaataaaatgcGTGATTTGTCAAGATGGCTGCATGTTTGAGCCGGTAGAGGACAGGAATATATTGAACTTTGCGTGTATTGGCGATCTCATCGCTGGGACGCTCGTGAGGGCAGAACATTAGAAACGCCTCCCAATATAGTTCAGGCCAGTTAAACGCCACGGAACCAGAACCGATGCACTTACAATGTCAAAGAAGACCTGGCAGGCGTCAATGGTGTTCAGCAGCTCACACACATGATCCTGGTGATAAAGGATTGGAATTAACATCATAGCATATTatagtgcatgtgtgtgtctgtctttcctACCTTGAATTCCATAACATCTACAAATGTAAAATAGTAGAGAGCCAGGTTCTTCAGAATCTCAGACTTTTCCTTCTGCAACTGGGCCAGCTGTTGCTGTAAACACAgttcacattttgaaatgattgGAAATGAACATATATGAagactttttatttatcttgACCACATTACATAAAGACAGTCTTATAACTTCACGTATCCCTGATTCTGTGCTATGCTGCCTGTTATTAACTACATAATCAACTAGTATGTGATTAATATTCAGAATATCCATTACTACTAATACCtgttatattgtatatttattgcATCTTGTCTAAGTTAAATGGCTTCTCTTATTTTTCACTAAGTCGGCAGAATAAAGTGgcaggaacatttcaaaaactGTTGTGGCTCGTAGATCACAAGAGAGAGCTCATTCGCTGACATCGTCTGTGTAAGAAAATGCAAAGTTATTCAGTCATGTTCCATCAGCAGTATTTTTCTTCAGCTACCAGTacttaaatgtttgtttttgtttctcaaaTCTCTGATGTTgtgaaacagaatcagaataaacGTCCAAGTTGAAGAGACTCTCAAACTGTGGTCTGTTTGTACGACAAAGAACACCGGAGAGAATAAAAGAAACGACTCCCAAAGCAAAGCCACAGAACAGCATTTCCATTCAGTTTTTAAGAGTCAAAAGCTTAGTGAGCAAGGGAGACGGGTGAGAAGCGAACACTTTGAAAGGACCTTAACAAGCAGGAAGAAGCGAGAGCTATAAGTGCTAGCAAGTAGCTGCTACTAATTATGTGGTCGAGATGACTGAAGCATCTCGTATGTACATGAGATCCTGCCCCTGTGTGGTTCAGGTCAGGCTTAATCGTCCAGATTCAAAGAGATCCAAACATTAAAGACTTGAGTGGGTGTATTTTGTCCTTTCTTATTTCGCTGCTTACTAACAAAGACAGAGATAAAGACCCAAGACTTCAGTCAACACGTCGGTGCATTCACTTCCCAGCAATACTTAGAGCAGCAGTCAGTCGGGCCATCAATcaaacagacaaccagccaTCTACCAACTAGCAGTCAGCCAGCCGGCAAACAAGACTGTTAAATAAACCAGCCACGCAGTCAGTCAGAGGACGAAGGGCACAAAGTAAAAATGCTGCCAGTATGTAAAAGGAGAAAGCGgcgcaaaacaaaacacactccAAAACAGCTTTGAAAACCAATacaaaaaatgacatcattacAGAACTTAGGTGCGTGAACTAAAATAGAGAAGTTACAGGAACTTATATACAAAAACTTACCAAAAAGCACAAGTCCGGAATAAGCCAAGTTTAGCATGcagaacacaaacagacacggacacaaagcagaaaacaacGTAAGAGACAATTTGTTGCACAGTTATACTGAATAAGCAGTTAGCTACACGTACGCgccaactcacacacacacacacacacacacacacacacatacagtacacacactGACACTGCACCGAATATTTTTCATGAATAGCATTGTGACAAAGCAAATTTAACCTACAAAAAGTCAATAAAAACCACACCATCTATTGCTAAATATCTGCCGTGAAACAGTTGGATCATTTAGTGAAACTGAAGAGCAGTGGTATAAATACTACGCAAAAACAAATTCTCtacatttgacatttaaaacgTGAACGTGCTACTGGGCGACTAGATGCATGTGCATAGCTGAAGGAATCGAGTCACACCGGTGAAAAGACACTTTCATTCTCTTCCTCTATACACCATACGAACACGCCACATAGTACATGCAAGCCTACTTACATTATTATTCCGTGTTTCCACAGCAGGAAATTTCCTGACAATAAATTTAACTGCAGATTCCAAGTTCTTATCAACGAGATAAGAGGGCTTAGCCTTGGGGTCGCCGCATGCctggaaaagagaagagagcAAGAGATGAGGAAGGCGAGAGACAACAAATAAAAGTATGGGAGGTACACTGCTGCTCAGCATACACATATGTATATTTACACATAACATTCATTAATCTCATGTTTTTCCTCATGATCAGGCATGTTAGGTGTGTGATCATCACATCTAGAGCTCACATTGACAACTGCTTTATCTTGGCCAGGGGTATGGGGTTGGATGAAATACATAAAACACTGGTATTTAGTGAAGCATCCAAACAAGAGGGATGTTCGATGTGTACAGAATGAAGACACGACTGAAAgaaacagtggggggggggggggggggggagagagtgaTGGCTCATGAAGCAGGCAAAAAATAGATGACGAACTGAGAAatgaccagagagagagagagaacagagggaAAGCTCTTGATCAGAATGCTTCATTTTCTGCAAAGCGGCCATCTTTCTAATATTTCTCAGACAGAGCTGTATTTTCCtcatcagcatcttcatccgCACCAATAAAAGTGTTGCTGTCTGAACTACATTGGCGGGAAAGAAACGGCCCACATGCGTTGTGGGCAACTGTGAATGGTGTGAAGGTATACT
Above is a window of Brachionichthys hirsutus isolate HB-005 chromosome 7, CSIRO-AGI_Bhir_v1, whole genome shotgun sequence DNA encoding:
- the nckap1 gene encoding nck-associated protein 1 encodes the protein MSRGAIQPSQQKLAEKLTILNDRGIGMLTRVYNIKKQGQVWKACGDPKAKPSYLVDKNLESAVKFIVRKFPAVETRNNNQQLAQLQKEKSEILKNLALYYFTFVDVMEFKDHVCELLNTIDACQVFFDITVNFDLTKNYLDLVVTYTTLMSILSRIEERKAIIGLYNYAHEMTHGASDREYPRLGQMIVDYENPLKKMMEEFVPHGKSLSDALISLHMVYPRRNLSADQWRNAQLLSLISAPSTMLNPAQSDTMPCEYLSLDAMEKWIVFGFILCHAVLNSDAAALSLWKLALQSSTCLCLFRDEVFHIHKTAEDLFVNIRGYNKRINDIRECKEQALSHAGSMHRERRKFLRSALKELATVLADQPGLLGPKALFVFMALSFARDEIIWLLRHADNIQKKSTDDFIDKHIAELIFYMEELRAHVRKYGPVMQRYYVQYLSGFDAVVLNELVQNLSVCPEDESIIMSSFVNTMTSLSVKQVEDGEVFDFRGMRLDWFRLQAYTSVSKASLGIADHKELGKMMNTIIFHTKMVDSLVEMLVETSDLSIFCFYSRAFEKMFQQCLELPSQSRHSICFPLLCTHFMSCTHELCPEERHHIGDRSLSLCNMFLDEMAKQARNLITDICTEQCTLSDQLLPKHCAKTISQAVNKKSKKATGKKGEPEREKPGVESMRKNRLLVTNLDKLHTALSELCFSINYVPNLAVWEHTFTPREYLTSHLEIRFTKSIVGMTMYNQATQEIAKPSELLTSVRAYMTVLQSIENYVTIDITRVFNNVLLQQTQHLDSHGEPTITSLYTNWYLETLLRQVSNGHIAYFPAMKAFVNLPTENELTFNAEEYSDISEMRSLSELLGPYGMKFLSESLMWHISSQVAELKKLVVENMEALTQMRTSFDKPEHMAALFKKLTSVDSVLKRMTIIGVILSFRSLAQEALRDVLSCHIPFLVSSVEDFKDHIPRETDMKVAMNVYELSSAAGLPCEIDPALVVALSSQKSENISPEEEYKIACLLMVFVAVSLPSLASNVMSQYSPAIEGHCNNIHCLAKAINQIAAALFTIHKGSIEDRLKEFLALASSSLLKIGQETDKMSTRNRESVYLLLDMIVQESPFLTMDLLESCFPYVLLRNAYHAVYKQSISANA